A genomic region of Vitis vinifera cultivar Pinot Noir 40024 chromosome 7, ASM3070453v1 contains the following coding sequences:
- the LOC109122931 gene encoding uncharacterized protein LOC109122931: MMGSHQQLNMAESSALKTQFAPFDNRQKIKGGRPWCDHCRKPGHSRETCWKIHGKPVDWKPRQPLEKEGRGNHVATDEQSPQPEASPFNKKQMEMLQKLLSPLLSVQSQTGSSSNQVIGSGTLAHKGFGFGEDDWQC; encoded by the exons atgatggGATCCCATCAACAACTGAATATGGCAGAAAGCTCGGCTCTTAAGACTCAATTCGCTCCTTTTGACAACCgtcaaaaaattaaaggaggTAGACCTTGGTGTGATCATTGCAGAAAGCCGGGACACTCAAGAGAAACTTGCTGGAAGATTCATGGAAAGCCAGTAGATTGGAAGCCACGTCAACCACTTGAGAAAGAAGGACGAGGCAATCATGTGGCTACCGATGAACAATCGCCACAACCTGAAGCTAGCCCTTTTAATAAGAAGCAAATGGAGATGCTTCAGAAACTACTGTCTCCTCTTTTGTCAGTACAGTCACAAACTGGCTCATCTTCCAACCAGGTCATTGGTTCCGGAACCTTGGCtcacaaag gatttggattcggggaagacgattggcaatgctga